A genomic window from Lotus japonicus ecotype B-129 chromosome 1, LjGifu_v1.2 includes:
- the LOC130732492 gene encoding uncharacterized protein LOC130732492, which yields MVDISSDYIHICSIFCRILIKKNSKTRLSGGLAILQVNEEVERALAKLGHVDCKVKEWLRSFGIFDQKVMVLMRNLKMELYIYIMKTVLKTCILSCIGCALLWVSFQAHSYYWDSCIDSLAAGKV from the exons ATGGTTGACATCTCTTCGGATTACATACACATCTGTTCCATATTTTGCAgaatacttataaaaaaaaattcaaaaacaagATTATCAGGGGGCTTGGCCATTCTTCAG GTCAATGAAGAAGTGGAGCGTGCTTTGGCGAAATTGGGGCATGTTGACTGTAAG GTAAAAGAATGGCTTCGAAGCTTTGGAATATTTGATCAAAAGGTGATGGTGCTGATGAGGAATCTGAAGATGGAGTTGTACATTTACATCATGAAGACAGTGTTAAAAACATGTATTTTGAGCTGCATTGGCTGCGCCCTTTTGTGGGTATCCTTTCAAGCACATAGCTATTATTGGGATAGTTGTATTGACTCCCTTGCAGCTGGTAAGGTTTGA